Genomic segment of Passer domesticus isolate bPasDom1 chromosome 4, bPasDom1.hap1, whole genome shotgun sequence:
AAACTTCATGAACATATTAGCACTAATATTTTGCACTAATCTTAAACTCTTTATATGCAAAGAGTACTTGACCTCTGTGAGAAGAGGCACAGAATTGGATTCTCACAACATTTCTTCAAGGTAAAGATATGTGTTGCAATGATTTAATAAATGGGGAAACTGGGCAAAGACAGATGAAGTGACCAATCTGTGGTCACTCAGTGAGTAAGGAAAAAACTCAGAGGTTCCCAGTCTCCTGCTTCAACAAGAAGTAATATGTCCCTTGTTTTTCTACATATATTTATCTCAGTGAGACAACTGCACTCtaccaaatatttatttgttctGGAATATTATTAATAAACTAATTAGATCTTAAGTAAAaatttctaaaaaatatttttacatgaaAATCTAGTAATAGTGATACAGAATAGTAATACAGAACAAGTGGAAAGAGAAGCTTCTGAATTTAACTCCTCCTCCCCCACTCTTCAATTTCTTTTCTCCCCAATTTCATGCTCTTAGATTGAAAGGATTAGTGAGAGCTTCAGATTGATGGTCAGCATCACAAGGTCAGCTCCTACAAGTGACACTGCCTGATTAAACATATAGATTTAGAATGAAGCAAATCTGAAAGAGAAGCAAGTATCCTGAAAAACACTTATgctattatattaaaaaaaatgagtTGATACATACAGCTGGTCAAGATTTCTGCTAATGTAAGTATCAGTATACAAGCAAGTCTAAAAGATTAATCTAAAAATTATAGTCTGACTCATGATATACTGTGGCAAAACCACATAACTTTCTGGCAAAACAGAATGATGGTTTACTTTTAATGGTTACAAACATTGATACAACTGAGAGAGAAGTTCATACTCAGCCCTGATGCACAACACCACAGTACATTTTTCCCAGCCTTTTGGGCTTTGACGCCCTTGACTACAACCCACTGAAGGCACCATTCCACAGGGAACAGCAAACTGAGCTGATAGATCACATTACTGCAACACAGATTAAACCAGAAATATGTCACTGTCACAGTGCTCCTCCTCGTGAAGCCAGTCCTCTGTGCACAGCATCGGATGCTTTGTACCAAACTTTCTGGCTCCCTCTTGTGTCAGGAGAACAATAGGAACAGCTGGACACATCACGATGGATGAgaccagggctgcagggacaaaAGCCTGAGGATGAGTCCATGACATGGTATTTCACTTATCTtctctcccacatgaaaagtgtgTTAAAACCAAAAGGGAAACACTCCCTAACTGAAGATgctttatgggaaaaaaaatgggaaagttAAACAACTGTGTGAGGGTTAGAGACAGAGAAGTTCCCTCTTTCCTTTTGCATTTGGCTGACCCACCAGCAGTTTTCTGTAGCTCCAACACACAAATGAGGCATACAAGATTTTTGATGGGCACTCTGTCAGATGTCCCAGTTTGCAGCGACCATAGGTTATGTAGTCAAGCTCCAGAAGGATGAAGGACCCAGTAGCTGGGACTGGGAAATAACCAAAGGATAACTAAGCCTAAAACATAGCATTTTACACACTGCATTCTTGTAAAACCTGGCAAGACCACTACTTTTTGAAGTTGGTAGctaaacattaaaaagaaaaccagtatCTTCCTCTTCTTATGTGAATTGTGCTTGTCTGAAAACTCAGTGAGAAAATGAGAAGGAATATGACCTTTTTTGCTACAGGCCTTTTTTGCAGACAGTCATCAGGAGTTCACTGGGGAAGCCTGGTGCCTTATTTATTGTGTGCACTTCATGCAAAATTCttctattaatttttaaagctgaAAACATTACTCTGCCCCCTTCCTGCTCACCCCCATATTTCTCTTAAATTCAACCACAGCACTACCTCAGAAAACTCACCCAAATAATTCTAGGCTGAAGCATATTTCACTTGTTAGCAACTTCACTGAAATAAAGTCCTAGCAGTAAGTTTCAAACATATTATCTTAGCTCTCTTTTACTTGAAATAAATAATATCATTATAATATTAGCCTTGTGGAATCTCAGGTGACAACTAGgatccctgggcagcagggcctggagaaCATAAGAAATGCAAAAAGTTCTAAAGCTTTTTTCTAAACACTCAACACATGGCATATTTCAAACACTTCGGGTTCTAGGCCCAGAATGCTCACATCTTCACTTCTTTCAAGCATTGCAGCAAGAAAAATGAAGTTTAGAACAGGAAAAAGCATAAATTACTCTGATCTACTGTATAAGGGTTTATTAGTAACTTTGAGTAATAAAAAGGGTTTTGGTCAAGGGTGGAAAgtaactgaaaacaaaaactgGAGCACCAGTCAACAAAACTGCCCTCAGGAGTAACATGATGCCAGAAAAGTAGATCAGGATCTTTCCTGTGACAaaaagcctttttaaaaatttaatctaAAAAAACTTATGTTTTAAGGCCTCACACAAACCTGCTACCAACAGCTTGGTGTATAATAAAAAGTCTATTTAAAAGTGAATTATTAAAATGAAGTTGACCTTTGTAAAGATATATCTACTCTATTTTCTATTCTACTACTCACTAAATTGcatcaacaaaataaatattatttggtTAAAGCATAATGGAGTTATGCAGATAATTAGTTCTGCCATCAAATAGTGCAACTGAAGGAGAAACCCAGTTCTGTGAAGTACATGGACTGCAACTTTGACCTGTATTCAAAAATTTGACACTAAGCCTACAAGAAGTCAGACATAAACCAAACAGCATCACAGTACTGCATAAATATTGCAATATCCTACTGATCAATAAACACTTATTTGAAAACATAAGTTGTTGGAGGGAATTAAAAGTGGCAGAGTTTATAGCAAAAGGCTGACCTGCACTTCTTCCAGTGTAAAAATATTCTGTCAAGGCTGATGAATTTTATTCCCATGTGAATCATAGGAATAATTACCATCTTACTTCACTGACCAACATAATAAACACTAATTGCCCCAGACAGTCCCTAAAAAAGGATTAAAGCTCCATTTCCCAAAAATGCACCCAAAATCTTATCTGCTGGCTTAAACAAAACACGTGacacttttctttttattttcaaataatttgggTGTTTCTTCTTGTTTGAAATAGATTCTGTTATATTAGGATGCTACATGCCAATACATCAGAAtgacatgaaaatattttaattttttcatttcaatgtCTGAATTCAGCTGTCTAAACACCAGCCCATAGTGCCATGAAATAACTGCCCAGGACTTCCTGGCTACACACACCTTCAGCCAGGATGCCCTAAGGCCTTTAGCTAGGATAAACAGTGACATTCAGGCAACTGAACTGATCTCAGAACCCTTACATTTTCCAGAatttgtttctattttcttcTAAAGCCATATCTATACAACCTGTTCAAAATTAATCTGCAAATATTTGTAGATTGCTACAAATGTGCTTTTCCACCTAGCAGAAATTGCATATTACTTCTTTGTAGTTCACTACTTAAGGAGGGCAAAAATAATTACAGGGTTAGCTGAAAAGTCATTATAAAAGCTGCTTCCAGAAGATTATTCAGTAATTAAAAGTCTTTCCATAAAACACTTTATTTTGGTGGAAAAACATAAACCTGTATCAAGACAGAGAACcacctgaaaattaaaaaaagtttaatttacAGCAAAACCAGAATTTCTGTGATATAAACACATTCCAGTGAGATAGAAAGATTTACTGGATTTTGGAGACACATATTTGGGCCACATGCCTCCATTTAAGACTTTGACTTTAATCCACACCATCTGTCCACAGTGTCATTTTGCCTGCCCAAATCCAGCAATCAGGGCTACAAGGCCTGAAATCAGGGCAAAAAGGCCAAATACTGCAAAACACTGCAGACTCCTCCAGAACCTTTCATTTAGGCCACCTGAAAATGACTTTGGCTAAAGAGAGCAGAACAAGAGCCCTCCTAAACAAAAAAAGTGAGGTGTTTACATTGCCCATGcagagcccagaactggactaTTCTGCAGACAGATGGTCTACCTTGCATAACATCTGCTCTCTTTCAAGTTTTCAGTGGCTGGAGAGGCTCTAAACTTGCTTCAAATCTATTCCCAATCCCAGTAATGGGtgtttctgcagccagcagcctCCTCCCAAGGACCGTGCTTTTCTCCATGCCATGCACATACATACCATTAATTtgcagctctgctttccctgcaTTTTGTCCCCAACTTCTTGCTTGAGGTGGTCTAATTCTGATAGAGCCTGCATCAAACGAGTTTTGGTTTCTTCATACCTTGTTTCAGCAAAACCAAGCTCTCTGTACCACTTCTGAGCCTAACGGGAAGAACAAAAATTACTGAGTATAATTAGTCCAGCAGTGGTATCCTTTCTCAATACCAGCTTACATGCATGGATTTGAGGCTGCTCTCTACACCATAGCTTTTGAATTGTTATCAAttgattaaaataaatgaagttaTACAATACACTACCATCTTATGATAAGACATTAATGCAACTCTAGAATTATGCCCTATAGAATATCTCACTAGAGTTATgtcaaaaatattatttaaatttatttctaaatgtGAAGGTACCATGAATATTCtgaataaagtttaaaaaagcaGTGGTGTATGCACACATGATTTCAGAGATCACATCTTTGAAAGCCCTCAGAGCAAAGTGAAACCAAGTTTTTTATTAGCTGGCAGGGGGGAAAAGTCTTCTTGAGGAGTGTGCCATGGTTTTAACTGggacagagttaattttctccttAGTAGCTGACACAATGCAGTGTTTAATTCAGTAtaagaatcaaaacaaacatGTCAAAAATAAAGAATGCAAAGAAGCGAGGGGAAAGCCCCCCATATGctcactttttaatttttttctaggcTTCCTTCATTCCACTTACACACATTAACTGtagttttgaaaagaaaagcaaacctgaaccaaaaaccacaaaaaagccCTCAATAGCTCAGCTGGTTGCCTGAGAGCAAGCTCTTTCCTTTGTATGAGATATCATTTTTTCTCCTATCTGGAAGCAAAGGTTTCACATTATTTTAAGTAAACTGACGAAAGTATTTTAACACACAACTTCCTTATAACACACAAAACTATTAGAATGAGCCAAGTTAATCAGATtttacaacagaaataaaaccaaaatgtttCTTTATGTTCAAAATACAAGGTCAGAAGTCCTTGTCTAACCATCCAACAGTCATCTAAACCCACCCCTTCATTCCAGTTGCTTCACTTGAAAGCTGGGAAGTCTTATAAAGCTGctttcaaaggaaaataatttcatacaAACACCATGAAAACCCtattgctgtttttcttttacataCTCAACACACCTGCTGCTGCCAATGGTTTGTCCACAGGGCATGTAAGGGATCCCTGTTACAACCCCAGAAATATACACCTGCCATTAAAACACTACATTCTGCTTAGATGTGCATGGAGTGGAGACTGATTAATAAATAGGAATGTGAATATCTAGTGCATTCAGAAAGGCACAGCACTAAAAGCTTCCTTGGATGGTGTCAAAAGTGCAGATTTACTTCACACAGACACAGAAGTCTCCAAGCAGGTGTTGCTGGACTTGGTGTTTGCTACACAGCGTGGAGAGGAGGGCAGCACGCCTGGCaatgcctctgggtgcagcaaaCCCCTGACATGATCTGGCTTCTCACTCAAAAACTGCTTTCAGTTCAGCTTTGCAGTAACCCTCAGGGCTTCCACCACCCTCTCCTCATTCCCAGTGATGTGGAGGgaagcagctgcccagaggtgGCCAGAGTGGGCAGGTTGTTGTGTGTGCCTTTGCCAGGGCACTCAGCCTCTGGCACAGTGTGCTGCAGGAATGCAGCTGCACTTGATGCTCACCCAGCCAAGGGTGACTGTGCCATGCATCACTCAAAGATCAGAGGAACATTTTGGTTCTGCAGATCAGAGACTTCCCTGTTTTGTGAAAGTGTTAGAGCCTGGCAGAAAGAAGACAGCCatgtaagaaaacaaaagaaaaaacaaatttggTCCTCAGAAGTGCATCAGAGTAGAAGGTTACCtctttttttgatttttctaattccttttgctgtatttttagtTTCTCTTCCACCTTTCCAACTTGCTCTTTCATTGTGCTGTAGCTTTCAAACATGCTGCCCTGGATAGCAAAAAAAGACAGGATGACTCACCAAATGGCACACAGTCGTTCATAGAACAATAGATGGCTTCCTCTTAAACTACTACAAAAACTTTGCATAAAATCAAGGTATGACATATAAGTATTTCTCTGCTGACTATTCTCAAGTGAAGTAGTAATTTTGCATTTATAAGTACATAGTAAACTCCACAGAAATGCACTGTGGTGTAAGATGTATCTTACACCACAGGAAGAACATGGATAAGAAATCCACCACAAGTAAGGATCCTGTCTTTAGAGATATATAATATAGATCATATAcatcaaaacattaaaacaaaaaaaaattagatcaaatcaaaataaaattagtaaATTATCATGTGCACACTTTTCACCAAAACATGCTATTTTCACCATTCTAAAAAGTTTCCTTCTGTTAGGAGAATTTGTAGTAGAATTAAAGCTTGTAAAAGCTTTTACTCTTGCaattacataaatattttttttaaagcctgaaCAGTGCAGTCTTTTAAGTATTATTTTTAACTTAGTAGCTTGCTGTATCACTTTAACATTCTCTAATacaacattccaaaaaaaacccctctctgGCATTTTGCCTTCTATTTAGAAGTTAACTTTAGCACCTCAGCTCATGTTAAGAGGTTAAAGTTTCCTCCATCACTCAGCTTTGCCCTCCAAATGACATTTGTAGCTCTCTTTCTTTAGCAGATCCTGCTTGATAACATTCCTTACTCTTATTATTTACCTTTTTCCCAGGGGAATAATCTGAAGGATCTACAGCCAGAGCTCCCTGTTCTTCAGTTTGTGTTACACTACATGCTGTTTCAACTTTCTTTGGCTTAAGACCAGGTTGTTGACTTTCTTCTTTCAGTTTTATATTTGTCTTTATTCCTatacttttctcttttcttagtTCTTCATAGGTGAAACCCAGAGAAGACAttaattcttttaaatttttattttctaaaataatgttcacatttgctttctgaaattgATCAAGCTGTTCTGAAGTTTCTTGCTTGATTCTGTCTATCTCTCTTTGCAGtacacatttttcttcctgtaagTGAGAAATGGTTTGATAACAGCTAGTTTTGCAGTCTTGGAGTTCTGAAACTAAGGTCCTGTATTTGTCTTGCTCACACTTTATCTCTGCCAAATGTCTCAACAAAGTTTCTTTTTCGCCTTCTGAAAGAGCTATTCTTTGtaaatttctctttctctcttgcaTTAATTCATTATATTGTGCTACATAGTTCTCCTTGTCTTGTAATAATTTAGCCATTTCTTTGAAGCAcctgcttctttcttctttcaggtCAGAAAGCAGCTGGAAGTACCTCATTTTCCATCTATTCAGGAATAGAACGCCCCCATGAAGTTTATTTGATGCACTTGTCCATGAATCCTTTTCAGAAttcctgtttttctcttcaGTATATGAGAGATTCTTAGAAAAAGTTGCAACTAAAAATGTTGCTGGGGTCATGGTACTTTCTTCTGTAAAGTTGTTATAACATCCACCAGCAACTTCTTTCTCATTAAATAAGTTTTGGAATGAAAGAACATTAGCTTCATCTGCTGctaaaacattttgaaaatatgcatccatctcctcttccaggGCACACATCATCTGAGCATATCTGTCATTCTCCTGTTGCAATATACAGACTTTTTTGGAGTAATTCTCATTCTCTTGCATCAGCAGAAATATCCCCTGAGAACACGCAGCCACTGCCTTTTCCAGTACAGATATTCTCACGTTACACTCATTTCCAGCTCCCCAGGTTGACGGATGACAGATACATTTATAAAAATTGTTCCCTGGCTGGAATAGTTTGCTTAAGCACACAGGCCCCTCTTGCAGAGGAAACAGCAAGTTTAGTGGATACCTCTCTTCatttgatgaaaaaaaattctgagagTATTCATGTTGCACAATTTTAGCAGCTGCTTTTTGACATGAGAAATTCTTATTTGGTTCACGTAGTTTCAAGGTCTGGTCTTTCCTTTTTGTCAGGCCAATGTTGCTGGAGGGGCTTGTTTGGTGAGTTGGTTTCTGAGtctgctttcctttcccttcaaTTTCAATTATGTCTTCTCCATTACATCCACTGTTCACATCAGGGATGcagatttctgaaatattttcttctttctccattCGTTCACGACTCCCTTTGACACATTTTTTAAAGTCTTTAAAATCAACAGATAAACTCTGGGCACCCTGCATGCTATGGAGATTCTCTTTGGCTTCCATTCCTTGCTTCCCAGGACTGAATAATTCAGTTTTGTAGGAAATTTTAGAACTTTCCTCAAGACCACAGGTCACCTGTTGTTGTAGGGCTTTGTCATTCtgtatttcttctctttcagcTCTCCCTGTAAAGATTTTTTGGTGATACTTTTCATTATCAACATCTTTATCTAGACATCTGTTCTCACTCACACTTCCTGGCAGAATTTGCTTGTTTCCCCAATGTTTTTCCATGTTGCATTCTTCTATAGATGTGAAAATTTCAGCCACAGTGGAAGGCAATGTTATATGGAGAAGTTCAGTAGCTCTGTCATAAAATCCTCCTTCTGCAACAATGCAAAGGCCATCTGACCAAAGATTTGTATTTGTCTCACAGaaactgaaattcctcactttCTCCTCAGTGGTGAAAGCTGTTATGTGACATCTTCCAAGCTCAAACAAAGTCAGTTGGAGCTCCTTCCTCATTAAGATTTCAACCACAGAAGCACGGAATGTCTTCACTGGTAGAGTTATAGTGTGCTCCTTCAAGAGAAAAAGGGTTTCTTCATCTTCAGTTCCCTTACTTGTCTCACCATTGGGTAACTTCTCAGAACAAGGGGGAAGCAGTCCTGCTGCGTGATGACTTGGGGTACACCTGAGCAAAGTGGAAGTGTCCTCCAGAGTATTTGCCCTCTGTGGTCCAAGGGTGACCTGACAATAACAAATGTGAAACTCAAAAATACATGCAAAGCAACATACTAAtcatattttgttttttccttcattgACAAAACACTTGATTACAGatagatgagaaaaaaatatttccatacaaagtgttttcaaataattaaaCACTTGCAAGAAGAGTAATGTTACAAATCAGGTATGAGTAAGTCAACCATTGTGTTAGTGCACACCTTTATGTATATACCTTGTAAAGCATCTGCAGTAGCTATGATTTAAAGCTAGTATTATATTCACCTTTAACTCTTCATTTTCTCTCCTATTTCACTTGCTCCCTGTGCACAAAGATAGCAAGAACAGCAGTAACTTTTCTTCTCACCTGCTCAGTCTCAGCTAGAGCAGCAACtttcacaaaggctctggaactGCATTCCAAAACTGGTACAAGGTCTTCTGGTACCTCCTCCATCTGTTTTGGTCCCTCACAACTACAGGCTGGTGTTTCTGTTATGATAAAGCACTGGTAAATGTAATGTCACTCCTAGGTAGCtacaaaaaagcaaacacaaaaccatCCAAGCACATGTTCtgaatagaaaaatattttagtgagaGTATACTCAAAATTCCCTTCTGTACCAGCAGCATACATCACCACTGATACAGATACAAGCATGATGGCAGACACGAAAATGAGCTTCATAAAAACCCCATAAATATCGAGGTCTAAACCAAGGCATATTTGGGGTTCATGGTTTCCAGTTCCCAAAGcatttggaaatggaaaatacaTTTCATTACAGTGGGCAGGTGGAAACTTAGGGATTAAACTTACAGGTTAAAATTACTCAGTGCAAGTCTGCATCTACATTCACTAAAATTTGCTATAAAATTCCCATTCATTTATATTGGAAGAATTTACCTAATATAATCTGTCAAGAAAAGAGTTTTGACATTGTTTGGTCTGAAGAGCAAATCTCTTTGCTGCATGGCATTCCCAAATACTATACTTCATCCAGGACATACAAAGTACCCTCTCACCTCTGAAGTTTCTTGAAAGTTCTAGGATGTCTTGTGAAAGCTCATATTTGAATAGCAGCAGTTATCATTTCACCTTCCCCAGATACAGTTTAGAGATTAGGAGGATTTTCAAACGGTTTACACCTTTTAAGTCATACACACCCCATGAACAAAATCATCTTCACTTTGATGGcatagaaatgaaagcaaaaaatcagatttctttGCATACCAGACTCTTTATCTTGTAGCAGCACAACTGGAGTTTGAGTAGCTCTGCTTCTGAGTGAATCCAAGACTGCCCTCCATTTCAGATTCTGAACTTCATCTTGAATTAGCTCTCCATTCTTAATGGGAAaagggggaggaaaaggaaaaaaccccacaggttatatgcatatatatggTGTTTGTGATAAGAAAAACAGGCATATGAATTTTCTTTGCTATTTTACATTCAAAAGACCCATTATTTCATTAGGACTGCTATTGTTTCATACAATTTTCTTATTTCAACATTTTTCCAGTAAATGCTGTAATCGTAAACTTTCCTAAAGTTTTCCCTTCATACTTTACAAAGCATTAAGGAAGAAAATCTGAGTCATAAGCATGTAATATGTCAGATCACAGGTGGAACAGTGACTAAATTATATGGTCATCAACAAAGATAAAAGAAAGTCCAATCAAGCAGGGAATAAGATTAAAAGTTCAGTGCCCAGCTACAATTGTTCCTAAGTCGAAAGAACTCAAAGTGGAATAACCATTCCAaacaaaattttgtttttccattGATAATTTAATTGCATACTTCATATTCTGTTCTTGACATTTATCTTGAGTCCCTGATTGAATCTGAAAATTTTGACACTTCCTGATGCAAAGCAGATACCCCTATTGCTTGATAACAGCACATCATATTTCACATGCACTGTGCTCATTTTCAGTGAACAGAAGAATCAGATTTGATTGTCTCAACAAAACACATAATTGAGACAGTAACCAAAACAGCTACACCACAGAAACCAAGCCAACACAGGCACTTTTGTcttcctgcagtgctctgcatcaaacaccagcagaaaataaatctgGTCGCTTTGCACTGAgctgcaattttaaaattacatatgGATGGAAAAGGCAATTACTCCCAAGTCTTCAGTTCCTAGTGAGTCAGGAAAAGGCTGCTGATTTTCCACAGGACCACCAGTGagagtaatttttatttcaatccAAGTCAGCTGCCTCATTGTTATGCTCTATTAAAAGATCTTGACTGGGAGGCACAACTTAAGTGGAAACCACAACACTTCCAAGATTTCTTCCCTTATTTTCTCCGTCATATCGACtaatagaatggtttggattgaaaGGTATCTTAAAGGTCATCCAGTTTCAACCCccttgccatgagcagggacaccttccaccagaccaggctgctcaggccccatccagcctggtcttgaacaccCCCAGGGCTAGGGCATCCaaaacctctctgggcaacctgtttgTAACTAATCCCAATTCCCTGAAACTCAATCATTCCTTTCCTGCACCTTTTCGTTTATTTTGTTATAGATATCAACTCTTGATTTATATGTGGGTACTGTCAAAAGAAAGTTACACAAAATTATGAATAGGACAGAAAGCTCAGGTGGCAGAACACCACACCTAGAAATCAAGACCTCAGTTGTCACGTGGAAGCTGCAGAAAGATTCATTGCTTGGTTTTTTGATACTTTTCCCTCACCTTCAACAGACACCCCTAATGCTCACATGTAGAAACTGATAAGTCAACACACAGCTACAGGTAACAAGCTGCTTTTTTTGGTGTATGTTCATTTCTCATTCAGGCATATACTGCAGCTGGAATATTGCAGACAGGATGCTGATACTGAGTTTGGAAATTCAAATTTTCCACAAGATTTATTTGGAGACTACACTCCACCATGAGATGCAGTTCACCTCTTGGTGCTCAGTCTAATAGGATCTTGTATTGCACAGAGTTTCTCATTTTTATAGCTGTCAACGGAGTATGATGAGCTCAAATGAGTTTTCTTGCAACTATTTTGGCTTAAATACTACAAGATCGAGGTGATGAGACTGAGAAATTCTATTTTAATACATGCTGGTAAAACTCCAGGCAAGGGGGGAAAACCCTTTtcagttttacagaaaaaacaCCAGATGTCTCCCTCCTCCTTTTATCATAGATagtgcatttttttccctgctgtctcAAGTCAATTTTCTACTAGAAAAATGCAAGTGTACTTGCAGTACCAAAATAGGAAGAAGAGACAACCAGAAATGCAGAAGGCACAGGATTTGATGCTGCAGATACTATTCACAGTATTTAGTGAACAATACCCACTCTGCATCAAAGTAAACACAAATTACGGCCTGTTCATTTATACCAAACACTGGGTAACTGAGACTCTGATCTCCTGTGACACCAGATATGTAAATTAATACttcaaaaagaaatatttagaaaacttcatgtagagaaaaaaaataggctTTTATTAGAGTACAAAATAGAAAGAATCCTGTTTCTTGAAGACTTTTGGATTGGTCTCAGGCAATTAGTCAGTTGCGTATCTTGCTTTCCCATCTTTAAATaacccttttttctccttttctcagTTTTATCAAACCAATAGTAATGCTTCACTACATCTTCTCTGGCTCTGAAATCCCTCACTCCTCTTGACTTTAGCTGTGCAGTACCCTCATAGTGCATCTGTTTGTTATACCTGTTTACAAACTCAGTGCAAGTCCATCAAGAAGtatcttaaatattttcaaaccataTTCTTCATTCCCAAGAAGAAGTGAATACACCAGTTAAAGTGATTATAGCAATGGCTCATGGTAAGCAGTTGGTTTTTCTGCCACTTTGGGGCAGCTCCAGAGACCTGTGGGGTGAGGTGCAGCTTCTGAGCTCTCCTCAGAGTCACCCACATGCTGCTGGTTACTGCAGGATGGTCTTTCCACTCTCCCACAGACACAACTGTGTCTGGAGCTCACTGCCTTGGAACTCTAGAATCAATGATGGGATAAAATCACCAGGCCTGCAAGAGTGCATTCCACTaccaggttaaaaaaaaaaaaaagtctatatTTCCTCTAGCTTTATGGGTACAAGATCCTCTCTAGCTTCTCCCAGTTCTGGAAGTACTCGCAGTCTGACTGACCTCCAGTATGAAAGGGTTTTGTTCATGCCCTTTACCTCTTGGTTAGCTGCAGTTAAAACCAGGAGAGCTCTTGGCATATCAGGTCACAATCTGAATGAGTGTGAGGCATAGCTGATCTCACTTTAAATAAAGTCTCAATAAAAATACCCTGCACCTCAGTGCATAAAGAATAAAACTTTGTTTGAGTCCACTCTGTGAAAATAATTGTTCCTTGTCAGCAAAATGAATTGG
This window contains:
- the JAKMIP1 gene encoding janus kinase and microtubule-interacting protein 1 isoform X5 codes for the protein MKELERSHKTLLVMIDQLCVKLDQVENANLRIKGKLQSIQEDLMHLVENQKKSEKKHKEKLRWLQEQLKTKEDEIKSQSEYFEHYKQRQRQQTEVLRKRDCYLQGEVSRLEKQVLDLNAHAAFLTSKLEEGMVQHLQQKLQSVCSGAQGCKHPGREEMEWKSYIENVEHDVKSHFKAFQQNLKFLREKEENTRREQADLLTELQCSQNTEDFLRTKLEESHHHVYSLKLSEIKLQEKVEELLDENRTLKDQGIMKLKKKNKKYSELTRLVDGDNSVDLNGELIQDEVQNLKWRAVLDSLRSRATQTPVVLLQDKESETPACSCEGPKQMEEVPEDLVPVLECSSRAFVKVAALAETEQVTLGPQRANTLEDTSTLLRCTPSHHAAGLLPPCSEKLPNGETSKGTEDEETLFLLKEHTITLPVKTFRASVVEILMRKELQLTLFELGRCHITAFTTEEKVRNFSFCETNTNLWSDGLCIVAEGGFYDRATELLHITLPSTVAEIFTSIEECNMEKHWGNKQILPGSVSENRCLDKDVDNEKYHQKIFTGRAEREEIQNDKALQQQVTCGLEESSKISYKTELFSPGKQGMEAKENLHSMQGAQSLSVDFKDFKKCVKGSRERMEKEENISEICIPDVNSGCNGEDIIEIEGKGKQTQKPTHQTSPSSNIGLTKRKDQTLKLREPNKNFSCQKAAAKIVQHEYSQNFFSSNEERYPLNLLFPLQEGPVCLSKLFQPGNNFYKCICHPSTWGAGNECNVRISVLEKAVAACSQGIFLLMQENENYSKKVCILQQENDRYAQMMCALEEEMDAYFQNVLAADEANVLSFQNLFNEKEVAGGCYNNFTEESTMTPATFLVATFSKNLSYTEEKNRNSEKDSWTSASNKLHGGVLFLNRWKMRYFQLLSDLKEERSRCFKEMAKLLQDKENYVAQYNELMQERKRNLQRIALSEGEKETLLRHLAEIKCEQDKYRTLVSELQDCKTSCYQTISHLQEEKCVLQREIDRIKQETSEQLDQFQKANVNIILENKNLKELMSSLGFTYEELRKEKSIGIKTNIKLKEESQQPGLKPKKVETACSVTQTEEQGALAVDPSDYSPGKKGSMFESYSTMKEQVGKVEEKLKIQQKELEKSKKEAQKWYRELGFAETRYEETKTRLMQALSELDHLKQEVGDKMQGKQSCKLMPVYTLKDAQEKEINKIASKRLEQQVLTLKAQLRDQAALQNQFHDLQNEVELLQARLCEKAKLACLTQKCQERNSFIRRMHDEFHRQGFINSAFDEEIQNLVNDMTLAEYTAAFTPMCDQEKRPSCTDVSQANGQPEDCVAGARGSRRIGSVPADSQPGRDGPQSSPLTPNVSAGSSVGIASPERITALHGELRENHPKNCQGRMYQSHRRSSRALKDG